A region from the Aphis gossypii isolate Hap1 chromosome 1, ASM2018417v2, whole genome shotgun sequence genome encodes:
- the LOC114131860 gene encoding uncharacterized protein LOC114131860 isoform X6 — MAQLINLKLSRNDQSSPWGFRLQGGKDFGTPLLIQKVNFGSLAEKAGLQVGDALVRVNNQDVYDVKHKDAQDVILGAGNAFEVTIQRGGTSTWKPSVTPVGPSPVPSRLSQSPQILTKTSLAKVGPQSPAFGSSHNAVSRPYSGTSSPKVNSSGYNNDSGTVKAIVNKQYNTPVGIYSEENIAETLTAQAEVLAGGVLGVNFKKNEKNYEANKSEVFKMVQEADKEPRDLETDLQSKFAYFSASSHAIGGRATSPRPITPIAANMHMPEQRDPYLGSPLKDVDKFEDNAKRIECSDCRNDIIGVFVRIKDKSLHVECFKCATCGSSLKNVGYFNINNKLYCDIHAKMVARQNPPTPNLEPVTVAPGSNPPLGSFNIIPNKSKDVQSVQSPQPSTLSPIPFHAPKAPSHVNAPKQQTPSKVFSNAKPYEAPKQTPTAPIFTGGYNQVQTDEPKYKTNSLPRLPFLKPKLLIGSAFCPVVSKTVQYDSGKRASICSQEVCRTMTELKHSLNDSIADQLLLESTKKGRPHSPIPDDKGQDFTSAEAPHDVRSLLPQNNKIRAISPNQLITFPPEIPSEYRTYSKPHTPEPENKTFVRNEPILPNTFKIKSQSENVVSQYTDEYSEHAELNCLPKFHGLKGPISMAMEIAPDRPFTPIALTEPIIKPAPWVSLPVENENRPESPLVVALKTAPERSYSPLPTFIYASELLPTPIAHPANEVNKTKSNFQNQNINFESTNIKNSTRPIGNNPVRYMHGYNNKTSEILLQKNKELPQQIQNVNLQKEPTTGLKSQISFDKLSISGPYEPIKSKSNYNETFITQVPNFEEHKKNQLESKFITSNQDMLLNQSQYQKNITKSSQTSVSDNLSTSNRSMGPGIKNKVSTFTPNTLINDTSFLNQSSNNYYKIAPNINNKSTSTVESSYKFKSNHLSTVKLCKAIPFFSNTTSSPTSPAFTKTL; from the exons gtGAATTTCGGCAGTTTAGCTGAGAAAGCTGGTCTTCAAGTAGGCGATGCTCTGGTCAGGGTCAATAATCAAGATGTATATGATGTGAAGCACAAAGATGCCCAAGATGTTATCCTAGGAGCTGGAAACGCTTTTGAAGTGACCATTCAACG tggtGGAACAAGTACATGGAAACCGTCAGTAACACCTGTTGGACCAAGTCCAGTGCCTAGCCGTCTGTCTCAATCTCCACAGATACTTACAAAAACATCGCTGGCCAAAGTTGGCCCTCAATCTCCTGCTTTTGGTTCTTCACACAATGCTGTTTCACGGCCATATAGTGGAACTTCATCTcctaaa GTTAATTCGAGTGGATACAATAATGATTCTGGAACTGTTAAAGCTATTGTAAATAAACAGTACAACACAccagtaggtatttatagcGAGGAGAATATTGCTGAGACGCTTACAGCTCAAGCGGAAGTATTAGCTGGAGGAGTATTAGG agtcaattttaagaaaaatgaaaagaatTACGAAGCTAATAAAAGTGAAGTGTTTAAAATGGTACAAGAAGCCGATAAAGAACCAAGGGATTTAGAAACag ACCTACAATCGAAATTTGCATATTTCTCGGCTTCAAGCCATGCAATAGGGGGCCGTGCTACATCACCACGCCCTATAACACCTATAGCAGCAAACATGCATATGCCCGAACAACGAGATCCATATTTGGGTTCTCCTTTGAAAGATGTGGACAAATTCGAGGATAATGCTAAGCGTATTGAATGCAGTGATTGCAGAAACGATATTAT aGGTGTGTTCGTACGCATCAAAGATAAAAGTTTGCACGTCGAATGCTTTAAATGCGCCACTTGTGGATCGTCTCTGAAAAACGTGGGTTATTTCaatatcaataacaaattgtattgCGACATTCATGCCAAAATGGTCGCCAGACAAAATCCACCGACACCAAATTTAGAGCCAGTTACTGTAGCACC AGGCTCAAATCCACCATTAGGATCATTCAATATAATACCAAATAAATCGAAGGACGTACAATCCGTGCAATCGCCACAACCAAGCACCTTATCGCCAATACCATTCCAC gCTCCAAAAGCTCCTAGTCACGTAAACGCCCCTAAACAGCAG actCCGTCAAAAGTTTTTTCGAATGCTAAACCATATGAAGCACCCAAACAAACACCAACTGCTCCGATATTCACCGGTGGATATAACCAAGTTCAGACcg ATGAACCTAAGTACAAAACTAACTCTTTACCAAGATTACCCTTCCTAAAACCAAAACTATTGATCGGTTCTGCTTTTTGTCCTGTGGTATCTAAGACAGTGCAATATGATTCCGGAAAACGTGCATCTATTTGTTCTCAAGAAGTATGTCGTACAATGACTGAATTAAAACACTCATTGAACGACTCAATCGcagatcaattattattagaatctACTAAAAAAGGGAGACCCCATTCACCTATTCCAGATGATAAAGGTCAAGATTTTACTTCTGCAGAGGCACCTCATGATGTTCGGTCTTTATTgccacaaaataataaaattagagcAATTTCACCCaatcaattaataacttttcCTCCTGAAATTCCATCTGAATATCGTACATACTCTAAGCCACATACACCAGAAccagaaaataaaacttttgttagaaatgaaccAATATTAccgaatacatttaaaattaaatctcaaTCAGAAAATGTTGTTTCTCAATATACAGATGAATACTCTGAACATGCAGAACTTAACTGCTTACCTAAATTTCATGGTTTAAAAGGGCCAATTAGCATGGCAATGGAAATAGCTCCTGATCGACCATTTACTCCAATTGCTCTTACTGAACCAATTATTAAGCCTGCACCTTGGGTATCTTTACCagtagaaaatgaaaatagacCAGAATCTCCATTAGTAGTTGCATTAAAAACAGCCCCCGAAAGAAGTTATTCTCCTCTTCCAACTTTTATATATGCTTCTGAACTCTTGCCAACACCAATAGCACATCCCGCTAATgaagtaaataaaacaaagtcaaattttcaaaatcagaatattaattttgaatcgactaacataaaaaattcaacaaggCCTATTGGAAATAATCCTGTTAGATACATGCATgggtataacaataaaacttctgaaatattgttacaaaaaaataaagagttACctcaacaaatacaaaatgtaaatttacaaaaagaaCCAACAACAGGTTTGAAATCTCAAATttcttttgataaattatcgaTTTCTGGCCCTTATGAaccaataaaaagtaaatctaATTACAATGAGACATTCATTACTCAAGTACCTAACTTTGaagaacacaaaaaaaatcaactggagagtaaatttattacatcaaATCAAGATATGCTATTGAATCAATcacaatatcaaaaaaacattacaaaatcATCACAGACATCAGTTTCCGATAATTTATCAACATCTAATAGGTCTATGGGGCCtgggattaaaaataaagtgtcAACATTTACaccaaatactttaataaatgatacgtcatttttaaatcaatcatctaataattattataaaattgcaccaaatattaataacaagtcCACTTCAACTGTGGAAAGCTCTTACAAGTTTAAAAGTAACCATCTAAGTACTGTTAAATTGTGTAAAGCTATTCCATTTTTCTCAAATACCACCTCTTCTCCTACATCGCCTGCATTTACTAAAACGTTGTAA
- the LOC114131860 gene encoding PDZ and LIM domain protein Zasp isoform X12, with protein MAQLINLKLSRNDQSSPWGFRLQGGKDFGTPLLIQKVNFGSLAEKAGLQVGDALVRVNNQDVYDVKHKDAQDVILGAGNAFEVTIQRGGTSTWKPSVTPVGPSPVPSRLSQSPQILTKTSLAKVGPQSPAFGSSHNAVSRPYSGTSSPKVNSSGYNNDSGTVKAIVNKQYNTPVGIYSEENIAETLTAQAEVLAGGVLGVNFKKNEKNYEANKSEVFKMVQEADKEPRDLETDLQSKFAYFSASSHAIGGRATSPRPITPIAANMHMPEQRDPYLGSPLKDVDKFEDNAKRIECSDCRNDIIGVFVRIKDKSLHVECFKCATCGSSLKNVGYFNINNKLYCDIHAKMVARQNPPTPNLEPVTVAPGSNPPLGSFNIIPNKSKDVQSVQSPQPSTLSPIPFHAPKAPSHVNAPKQQTPSKVFSNAKPYEAPKQTPTAPIFTGGYNQVQTGFNSQLKKPISSDIKTFNSKPRPFSIVFTS; from the exons gtGAATTTCGGCAGTTTAGCTGAGAAAGCTGGTCTTCAAGTAGGCGATGCTCTGGTCAGGGTCAATAATCAAGATGTATATGATGTGAAGCACAAAGATGCCCAAGATGTTATCCTAGGAGCTGGAAACGCTTTTGAAGTGACCATTCAACG tggtGGAACAAGTACATGGAAACCGTCAGTAACACCTGTTGGACCAAGTCCAGTGCCTAGCCGTCTGTCTCAATCTCCACAGATACTTACAAAAACATCGCTGGCCAAAGTTGGCCCTCAATCTCCTGCTTTTGGTTCTTCACACAATGCTGTTTCACGGCCATATAGTGGAACTTCATCTcctaaa GTTAATTCGAGTGGATACAATAATGATTCTGGAACTGTTAAAGCTATTGTAAATAAACAGTACAACACAccagtaggtatttatagcGAGGAGAATATTGCTGAGACGCTTACAGCTCAAGCGGAAGTATTAGCTGGAGGAGTATTAGG agtcaattttaagaaaaatgaaaagaatTACGAAGCTAATAAAAGTGAAGTGTTTAAAATGGTACAAGAAGCCGATAAAGAACCAAGGGATTTAGAAACag ACCTACAATCGAAATTTGCATATTTCTCGGCTTCAAGCCATGCAATAGGGGGCCGTGCTACATCACCACGCCCTATAACACCTATAGCAGCAAACATGCATATGCCCGAACAACGAGATCCATATTTGGGTTCTCCTTTGAAAGATGTGGACAAATTCGAGGATAATGCTAAGCGTATTGAATGCAGTGATTGCAGAAACGATATTAT aGGTGTGTTCGTACGCATCAAAGATAAAAGTTTGCACGTCGAATGCTTTAAATGCGCCACTTGTGGATCGTCTCTGAAAAACGTGGGTTATTTCaatatcaataacaaattgtattgCGACATTCATGCCAAAATGGTCGCCAGACAAAATCCACCGACACCAAATTTAGAGCCAGTTACTGTAGCACC AGGCTCAAATCCACCATTAGGATCATTCAATATAATACCAAATAAATCGAAGGACGTACAATCCGTGCAATCGCCACAACCAAGCACCTTATCGCCAATACCATTCCAC gCTCCAAAAGCTCCTAGTCACGTAAACGCCCCTAAACAGCAG actCCGTCAAAAGTTTTTTCGAATGCTAAACCATATGAAGCACCCAAACAAACACCAACTGCTCCGATATTCACCGGTGGATATAACCAAGTTCAGACcg gcttCAACTCTCAATTGAAAAAACCTATTTCTTCag acATAAAAACATTCAACTCTAAACCACGTCCTTTCTCAATTGTATTCACTTCTTAg
- the LOC114131860 gene encoding PDZ and LIM domain protein Zasp isoform X13, with protein MAQLINLKLSRNDQSSPWGFRLQGGKDFGTPLLIQKVNFGSLAEKAGLQVGDALVRVNNQDVYDVKHKDAQDVILGAGNAFEVTIQRGGTSTWKPSVTPVGPSPVPSRLSQSPQILTKTSLAKVGPQSPAFGSSHNAVSRPYSGTSSPKVNSSGYNNDSGTVKAIVNKQYNTPVGIYSEENIAETLTAQAEVLAGGVLGVNFKKNEKNYEANKSEVFKMVQEADKEPRDLETDLQSKFAYFSASSHAIGGRATSPRPITPIAANMHMPEQRDPYLGSPLKDVDKFEDNAKRIECSDCRNDIIGVFVRIKDKSLHVECFKCATCGSSLKNVGYFNINNKLYCDIHAKMVARQNPPTPNLEPVTVAPGSNPPLGSFNIIPNKSKDVQSVQSPQPSTLSPIPFHAPKAPSHVNAPKQQTPSKVFSNAKPYEAPKQTPTAPIFTGGYNQVQTDIKTFNSKPRPFSIVFTS; from the exons gtGAATTTCGGCAGTTTAGCTGAGAAAGCTGGTCTTCAAGTAGGCGATGCTCTGGTCAGGGTCAATAATCAAGATGTATATGATGTGAAGCACAAAGATGCCCAAGATGTTATCCTAGGAGCTGGAAACGCTTTTGAAGTGACCATTCAACG tggtGGAACAAGTACATGGAAACCGTCAGTAACACCTGTTGGACCAAGTCCAGTGCCTAGCCGTCTGTCTCAATCTCCACAGATACTTACAAAAACATCGCTGGCCAAAGTTGGCCCTCAATCTCCTGCTTTTGGTTCTTCACACAATGCTGTTTCACGGCCATATAGTGGAACTTCATCTcctaaa GTTAATTCGAGTGGATACAATAATGATTCTGGAACTGTTAAAGCTATTGTAAATAAACAGTACAACACAccagtaggtatttatagcGAGGAGAATATTGCTGAGACGCTTACAGCTCAAGCGGAAGTATTAGCTGGAGGAGTATTAGG agtcaattttaagaaaaatgaaaagaatTACGAAGCTAATAAAAGTGAAGTGTTTAAAATGGTACAAGAAGCCGATAAAGAACCAAGGGATTTAGAAACag ACCTACAATCGAAATTTGCATATTTCTCGGCTTCAAGCCATGCAATAGGGGGCCGTGCTACATCACCACGCCCTATAACACCTATAGCAGCAAACATGCATATGCCCGAACAACGAGATCCATATTTGGGTTCTCCTTTGAAAGATGTGGACAAATTCGAGGATAATGCTAAGCGTATTGAATGCAGTGATTGCAGAAACGATATTAT aGGTGTGTTCGTACGCATCAAAGATAAAAGTTTGCACGTCGAATGCTTTAAATGCGCCACTTGTGGATCGTCTCTGAAAAACGTGGGTTATTTCaatatcaataacaaattgtattgCGACATTCATGCCAAAATGGTCGCCAGACAAAATCCACCGACACCAAATTTAGAGCCAGTTACTGTAGCACC AGGCTCAAATCCACCATTAGGATCATTCAATATAATACCAAATAAATCGAAGGACGTACAATCCGTGCAATCGCCACAACCAAGCACCTTATCGCCAATACCATTCCAC gCTCCAAAAGCTCCTAGTCACGTAAACGCCCCTAAACAGCAG actCCGTCAAAAGTTTTTTCGAATGCTAAACCATATGAAGCACCCAAACAAACACCAACTGCTCCGATATTCACCGGTGGATATAACCAAGTTCAGACcg acATAAAAACATTCAACTCTAAACCACGTCCTTTCTCAATTGTATTCACTTCTTAg